The Sorex araneus isolate mSorAra2 chromosome X, mSorAra2.pri, whole genome shotgun sequence DNA segment gtggccctggttGCCCCAGGACAGCTGGAAGACCTCACCAGAAAATAAATTGACCAAATATATCTCTGTGCAGGCAGACAAAGGAATTACTTTTGGATTCTGTTCTGTGTGCCAATACAATAAAATGGTAAATCATGCAAATCTAGAAAACAATAAAGTACTGGCAATTTTGGTAGTTAATTGCAAGGGTTGATTTTGCAGAGAAACTGGACATCCACTTTGTATGGAGGGAACGCAGAAGTTACATTCACTCCACAAAAGAGCTTatcagaattgctttagctatttgtgggggcttgctgttccatatgaatttccggagtgtttgatcaatttctctCAAGAATATTATGGGTATctctatagggattgcattgaatctgtataatgctttggagagtattgccattttcaaaatattaattcttccaacccatgagcaggggatatgtttccatttcctcctgtcctcttttatttattgaagtagtgttttgtgctgttctttgtacaggtcctttacctccataGTTAAGCtggttctgaggtacttgatattctgaggcatgactgtgaattggattgttttttcttttcatatcactttcttctctctcattatttgtgtataggaaaagGATGGACTTGGGGCATTGAATTTATAGCCTGTGACTCTACTATACAATCccattgtttctagaagcttcttggcAGAGGCTTTAGGggtctctaagtatagtatcacctaatctttgataaaggagcaaaacatgtgaagtggagcaaagaaagcctctttaacaaatggtgctggcaaaactggacagctccatGCAACAAAAgtaggctcagacctctacctaatgcCACGCagaaaactcagatcaaaatgcattaaagacctcaacatgagaacacaatctataaggtacattgaagaaaaggtcggcaaaaccctccatgacattgaagctcaaggtatcttcaaagatgaaacgccactgaccaagcaagtgaaagcagagataaacaaatgggactatcttaaatgatgaagattctgcacctcaaaagaaacagccaCCAGGAGGCAAAGaccatctacagaatgggaaaagatattcacccaatacccttctgataagggtttaatatcaaggatatacaccatactagtagaattgtacaagagaaaatccttcaaccccatcaaaaaatggggagaagaaatgaacagaagcttcctaataaaagaaatacaaatggacaaaaggcatataaaaatgctcttcatcaccaattatctgggagatgcagaacaaaacaatgggatatcatatcataccacagaggctggcatgcatccaaaagaacaaaagcaactggtgttggcaagcatgtggggagaatgggactctccttcattgttggtgggaatgccgacgggtccagccattttggaatacaatatggcatttcttcaaaagctagaaattgagctttcatatgaccctgcaataccacttctgggaatatattctgagggtacaaaaaagcagagtagaaatgacatgtgcacctgtatgttcattgcagcactgttcacaaaagcctgattctggaaacaacccaagttcccaagaacagatggctgattaaagaaactttggtacatctacacaacggaatattaCATAGctactagaaaagatgaagtcatgaaatttgcttttcagTGGATGGCCATGGCGAGTATcgcgctaagtgaaatgagtcagaaagagagggaacgacatagaatgactgtactcatttgtggaatataaaatatcataatatgaggctaacacctaaggacagtagagataagggccaggaagatgactccatggttggaagcctgcctatgagctggggagaaggcagctgggaaagataagggatcactatgtcaataacggttggagggatcacttggcatgcgagatgtgtgcttcaagtggataaaggaccaaacacgatggcctcctTTTATTTgtaatctatattgcaaaccataatcattataagtagagagagagagagaaacggcaattgtctgccatggaggcagggcgtgcggtgggacggggtggggatactttgggacattggtggtggaaaatgtgcattggtggagggatggctgttctataattgtatgactgaaattcaaacatgaaagttttgtcacTGTAGCTCAcggttatttaatttttaaaaaagtaggtaCAATCTGTGCTAagtggtgaaaaaggaattcagatccactgcttgtgggaatgctaTTGTCATCTGGTCCAACACCTGTGGAGAAGAGAATGGAGGAgcctcagtaaacttagaagtGCGCTCCACCAGgacacagcaattccacttttgtgcATCTACCCTCCCCCAggacttaaaaaatattcatttaaaaggacCTATCTACACCAGTATTCATTGCTGCATTAGTCCAAAAGCTAAGGTATGGAATCAACTTAGGTGTCCAATGAGAGATGAACTTTTGATgatgtggtatatgtacataatgaaatactacacagctgcagGGAGCGATGAAATCAAGCAACtggctgcaacctggttggaactttGAGATACCATGTCGATTGAGTTAGGTCAGaacaagaaagacaaataccagatggttTCTCTcataactggataaggaaatgtaaTGCAGTAAAGGGAGGATGCCCAGATCACCCTTGACCTCACCCAGAGCTTAGGAGTAGAGGGACATAGAAGGAAATAAAGCAAGGGGAACGAAAGAAGGTGAGAAAGGGAAGTGATGAGGAACAGGAAATCGGCGTTTCAGTCATACTGATGATGCGGGATAACGGTCGAGTTATACATTAAAAGCACAGACTTCACACGAAAACCGTGAGACCTAACTGCAACCACTGATTTTCTAATGCACCCGTCAAagtggcaggtgggggtgagtggggtggTCAAAGAGATGCAGtatggaaacaatggtggagggaagttgacactggtggtgggattgacgTTGGAATATTATGTGCTTAAAATTCAACTTTCAATAACTTTACAAATCACATTCGTTTGAACcgcaaataaaatcactgtcactgtcactgtcatcccgttgatcatcgatttgcttgagtgggcacagtaacgtctccattcatcctagccctgagattttagtagcctctgtttacccatccttcccaatggtgccacattagaggctcttcggagtcagggaaatgagacccatcatcgttacggtatttggcatatgaatactccatggggagcttgccaggttcttccccatgctggcagtaaactctcggtggcttgccaggttctccaagagggagaactcggctatcagatgtcgcacttccgggagcttggtttttataatctctggatgttggctgttgacgggattacacagcaccgggtacagtttctgggtgtgatggcctagctactagaaaatggggaatcagatgaaggaagcccagtcccaatcagagcagtcttggagatctcggtgcacctggcttcctctgccagttccttcatgcgtgaggatgaaggaatgtaatgtaatgtaaagtaatgttgaaatataaatattaagcCCCATATCTTGGTACATATTCACATAAAGATCCAGTACACctgcatttttctttcaaatttaaatCACAGTTAATTTCATCTTTTGCTAAAACAGATTATCTAGTTTATATGATAGtgtttctactttttgtttttttgctgaaAAAAATTTCGATAttattctactatatattttatatatattatatatattattctactatatattttatataacatagaTGAAGATAGAACAGATAGGCCATAAACGGCTCAACAAATTAGAAAAGATTGACATGTATTCTGACTGCAAGAGATTTATaaactcataaaatatatttacatattcatttaatgaaattaatttcataatttatatataaaatataagttatattccgaatttttttctaaattctcccAGGAGATGAAAATCTTATActactacattttttttgttgttttggggccacactaggtgatactcagggctttttctgggctctgagttcggggatcactcctgataggctatTTTAAAAGCTATACCATAAACCTATAGTTCTTATGAAACTGTATGATTAGCACacacaccactaggtgtggccctggttGCCCCAGGACAGCTGGAAGACCTCACCACAAAATAAACTGACTAAATATGTCTCTGTGCAGGCAGACAAAGGAATTACTTTTGGATTCTGTTCTGTATGCCAatacaataaaatgataaaacatgCAAAACCAGAAAAGAATAAAGTACTGGCAATTTGGCACTTAATTGCAAGGGTCGATTTCGCAGAGAAACCGGACATCCACTTCGTCTGGAGGGAGCGCAGAAGGCCGATGCCCCCACCAGAGCGTATCAGTCCCGTGGGCTCACTTCCGGGACAGGCAAGCGCTTCTCCCCGTCCCACAGAGCCCTCTGGGCAGTGCGCCCGAAAGGCTGCCGAGGAGGCAAGTCCTCCCTGCGAGTGCGCAGAAGAGGAAGAGGCGGGACTGGCGCCCAGCGAGCGCCCGCCATCTTGTCACGTGCGAGACAGGCAGGTTGCCGCAGTGTATGCCGGGCCTTTAAGCGAAGGCCCCGCACCCTATTGGTCAGGGCGCAAAGCGCAGCGGGTCGGCGGGCTGGTTTCTGGCCAATGAGCAGGAGGCGGGCGCGGAGGCTGATGACGTCACAGTCCTGCGCAGAGAGCCCGCCATTGCCCGCGGCGGCCGGTTGGTCGCCAGAGGCTGCTGCTCGCCTGTGGCCCGGGGCCAGTTGGCTGAAGGCGCTCCTCTGCGTCCAGGAAGGACCCGGCGCGTCCTGTCCCCACAGTCAGGGCTCCCCAGACCCGGAGCATGAGTTCCCCGGAAGATGAGGACCAAGCTGAGGTGACACTGCGTGGAGGGAACGTGGGCCCCAGGGCTGAGGAGACGCTCAGGTTTTTGAGAacaggccccagagccccaggcgCACCCGGCCTAGGCCTGGGCCGCACGGTGCCCCCCAGAGGCCGCACTGAGCGGGGCTtccagggccccggggctcccGGCTGCGGGTCCCAACTGATGTCCGTGGGGGAGGCGGTGCTGTGTGACCCGGAAGGCCTTCTCGGCACCTCTGGCCTCCGTGGCGATGCCGGCAGGCACGAGGAGCGGCCTGACCTGATGGCCCTCATGCCCGTGTTCCCCGAGGAGGCCGAGGCGGCCCGGGAGCCGCTGGTGCTCTACCAGGGGCCACGGGATGTCCGCAGAAACCCATCCCCAGTGAGCTGCTGGGATGAGAACTCCGCCCGTTGGCAGGGGCTCAATTCAGTGGTCTGCGCTAGGCCCCCGTTCCCTCCCGATCTCATAGAAGTGCATCCGCCTGCTGCCAACTCTCGCAGCCTCAGTGGGCCCCAGGGAGGCCGAGACGGGAGGCTGGCCAGGAGAGGCACCAGGGGCCGCTTGCACGTGCCTAAGGCCCTTCTGCAGCGGGCCCCTTCTGCGGAAGGCCTGGCCAAGGTGGATTCTGACCTGGACTCGCCAGATGACTTCAGTGAGGTCCAgagggcgagggaagggagaggggccgCCAAGGCAGGGGCCTCCAGGGAAAGGGGCCCAAGCGGCACCCTGAACCCGGAGAGTTCTAGAGATACGCCCAGACGCACCAAGTTCCCTGGTCGGGAGAACTTGTTTTACATGCGAGGATCCATGCCTCCGTCCCCCCCGCGAAGAGTCCCCATAGCTGTggagaggcaggctgcaggaggTCGGGAAGCCTCTCCTGGCAAGAAGTGGCTTAATGTGGTTGTGCCGAAGGGACGGGGCAAGCCCAGCTACCCTGCAGTGCCCCTAGATAGCAGCCTGCCCCTAGGCACTTCTAGGAGTGCGATCCAAGAGAAGAAATCCCTTGGGGGTCCCTCCAAATCGTCCCTGGGGAGATCCGgtccttcctgggcacagagaaCGTCAACAGCCACGCCGGAGCCCGCCACATTCCCACCAATTCCTGGTGCCAAAACGCTGGGGAGGTCCGAGCGCCATTCCTTGCTGCCTGTGCCAAGCAAGCAGTCTAAGCACAATTGGGCCAGTGGCAAGAAAGCTGTGGCCAAGAAGCCAAGGGAGTGCGAGCAGGGGGCCCCAGATGATGACACGAAGAGAGAGACATCTCCCAAGAGCCAGGTGGGTAGagatcctcctcctccctccacacccTTCCCTTTCCTCACCCCTTCTCTCTACCTTGCTCCCTCTGCCTTCCACGTGGGGCAGGGGTGCCCGGGTCAGTAGGATGCCAATTGTGGCATGTTTGGCTAGGGAGAAAGATGACAATAGCATCCTGTAGGCCAGAAAATGTTCTCCAACCTGGCAGgtttcctgcctccccccacccccgggagggCGGGCCGGAAGCTGGTTTGGCTCAGGGCAATTCTGCAAAAACTGGACCCCTGACCTTCTGATTCCTACTTGCTGTTACCTCCCACAGCCTACTCTGGACTAGACCTGGGTTCTTTCACTATCCTGTTCTTCCCGACTCTGCCTTCGGAACTGCCTGAGGGCCTGACTAAGGAAGGCAGTGCTATCAGGATTAtgctctgaattctttctctccttccttgcgTCAGCCTAGCCCCTGAAAATACACCTGTAGTTCAAGTtcatggaaagtatcctgtttTAGGTCCAGACGAGCAGGCCAAAGCATTCTGGCCAGGGCATGCGTTTTGCAGAAGGCAGCGGCGGCAGCCTCAGCACTAGAGCCCAGCGAGCTCCAGGCGACTCTCAGGCCTTGGTTTTGAGCCAAGGAGACATCAGTATCAGACAACCTGTTCGCTCAGGTGGGTTTGTGGGTTTGCTGGCAGTGgaagaaggcagggagagggaaaatGCTGCCTCTGTGCTTGTGGGAGATCTCAGCCTTGCCTACTTGGAAGTGTGATGACAGGAAGCGAGGTTGGGAGAGGACAGCGTCCCGCAACCTCATTCCTTTCCCTGGGCTGTGTGGCCAGGGTCTTTTGTAGCAGTGTTGCTCCCTGCAGCTGGGATGTGGACTTTCAGTGGAACCGGTCCTTTTCTGTGAAGTCAAAGGAAATAGATGATACTAACTATATTTGCTGTAATGAAGATATATGTGCTCAGCCACCCTGCTTACCTCAGGGGCAGACTGTGACTTCAGCTGTGTGTCTAAGCCAAGGCAAGGTCACTGAGGACCACAGTTGAGGGGGGTGTCTCCATGGGACATTCTGGAGTTGCTGGCAGGGCAGCGGCCCCTCATTGCCAGCAGAGGGAGATGCTGCCTCAAGTTACAGCCCCTGTAGACACTGCCCACCCTCATCTGAGCCTTGGAGGCTGGAGTGTGTGTTTCTCTTGCAGGGCACCAGGAACAACCTGAGTATTCCCCAGGACCAGAATCTCTGCCCCAGTCCCCTGGAGGAACGGACTGCCCTCGGGTAATGCTTCCTCTGGCTCCTAGAAACGCAGACCGAGAGCAAATAATGGGCTCTGAGTCAGGGTTCATTGTCCCTCGTGCCATGCCCCACAATACAGGGTACTGTATCGTacaatatggggttccaggaGGACCCCGTGTCACTTAGACGCTGGGCTTTGTGATGCAAGgccaggggtgggtggtgggcgaagggggagagaggaggccaGAGTGCTAatcttctctcttttccccctctcTGCTGGCTAGTGTGCTGTGCTGCAGACTGAAATAGCAAGGCTCAAGAAGAGAATCGGTATGAGGACCTGCTGGCCGGGCCAGGGACATCGAAGGGTGCTGGGTCTTACTGCCGTGTATCGGGAGGGCGTGGGGCATCCAAGCACTGGGAAGGTACCAGATGCACACACCCTCAAGGAAACAAGGTTCCTTGGagaggagagcccagcaggccggGCCCTGGACTCCTGTATGCCTTGAC contains these protein-coding regions:
- the LOC129399784 gene encoding uncharacterized protein CXorf49 homolog encodes the protein MSSPEDEDQAEVTLRGGNVGPRAEETLRFLRTGPRAPGAPGLGLGRTVPPRGRTERGFQGPGAPGCGSQLMSVGEAVLCDPEGLLGTSGLRGDAGRHEERPDLMALMPVFPEEAEAAREPLVLYQGPRDVRRNPSPVSCWDENSARWQGLNSVVCARPPFPPDLIEVHPPAANSRSLSGPQGGRDGRLARRGTRGRLHVPKALLQRAPSAEGLAKVDSDLDSPDDFSEVQRAREGRGAAKAGASRERGPSGTLNPESSRDTPRRTKFPGRENLFYMRGSMPPSPPRRVPIAVERQAAGGREASPGKKWLNVVVPKGRGKPSYPAVPLDSSLPLGTSRSAIQEKKSLGGPSKSSLGRSGPSWAQRTSTATPEPATFPPIPGAKTLGRSERHSLLPVPSKQSKHNWASGKKAVAKKPRECEQGAPDDDTKRETSPKSQVQTSRPKHSGQGMRFAEGSGGSLSTRAQRAPGDSQALVLSQGDISIRQPVRSGHQEQPEYSPGPESLPQSPGGTDCPRAEGRFLCGRSNVRFPGDTDKLVALNSARTCSLFMRPFDILV